The Fibrobacter sp. UWB16 sequence CCAACCGCGGATAACGCCAAGACGAAGACCATTAGGATGAGTTTTGTGACCCATTGTTAATTCTCCTTGTCTGCGACAACGACGGTGATGTGGGAGAGCGGCTTTTCGATACGGAAAGCACGGCCCTGGGAACGCGGGTGAATGCGCTTCATGATCGTACCACCATCAGCGGTGATGGTCTTGATCACGATTTCTTCGGCGGAAACCGGAGCGGCGGACTTCTGCTTCAAGTTAGCGACAGCGGACTTGAGAGCATTTTCAACCAGCGGAGCACCCTTGGTCTGCGTACGGAGGATGGAGAGCATCGCGAAGGCTTCGCTGACGGACTTGCCACGAACGAGGTCGACAACGCGACGGAGCTTGCGAACGCCGTAACGGA is a genomic window containing:
- the rplV gene encoding 50S ribosomal protein L22 — encoded protein: MQAVAKVKNVRYGVRKLRRVVDLVRGKSVSEAFAMLSILRTQTKGAPLVENALKSAVANLKQKSAAPVSAEEIVIKTITADGGTIMKRIHPRSQGRAFRIEKPLSHITVVVADKEN